The following coding sequences lie in one Fuerstiella sp. genomic window:
- a CDS encoding MoaD/ThiS family protein: MAIVFIPPQIQKLTGVSQVEVPGSNVREVVEQMEQRFPGIARRLCDDGQLCPGLQLSVDQVMTRMLSTKVEPTTEVHFLPAIGGG; the protein is encoded by the coding sequence ATGGCCATCGTATTCATCCCGCCACAGATTCAGAAACTAACCGGAGTGTCTCAGGTTGAAGTTCCGGGCAGCAACGTCCGCGAAGTGGTCGAGCAGATGGAACAACGGTTTCCGGGCATTGCCCGGCGACTGTGTGACGACGGTCAGTTGTGTCCTGGATTGCAGTTGTCTGTGGATCAGGTGATGACGCGCATGCTCTCTACCAAAGTCGAACCAACAACTGAAGTACATTTTCTGCCGGCCATCGGTGGTGGTTGA
- a CDS encoding DUF1553 domain-containing protein, protein MRSTPCAAAKRSMPWPATGLRRTFCVIVGALSLQAGLRADDLPPDFRTQIAPIFQKHCVRCHSPGNTKGDISLATIDDLVAYEHVISGDPNASHLIELLSGVDGERPAMPKGADPLSGEQIAALRHWIETGADWPDDVIITDTSKADADWWSLQPLNPYIGTSKKKVSSATVSDDSASQMIDDFVAVKLAEHNLSLSPPADRRTLIRRATYDLTGLPPTPEEVAAFVSDPDPSAYARLIDRLLQSPHYGERWGRHWLDVVRFGESVGYETNIIINNLWPFRDYVIRSLNEDRPFDRFIREHIAGDVFGQNDPSVAIGSAFLVAGPYDRVGNQDPVQAAQIRANTLDEIIRATGEAFLGMTLGCARCHDHKFDPITQQDYYGLYATFSGVRHGSAELATSEARAVRAAALNPLNSARSKLQQELSDLRSAILIRAKEHLADHATGWIRPPVDRTGTEDRFEPVQAKFVRLVCESQDLAPGNTTAFRIDEFEVWSSPGMQNQTHEPRNVALAASGGKATGRARQIEDFPNAYGAHHTIDGKTGARFISAGSDLTIELAQPTLIDRVQFSSAKGELTPDQTLFVFVAEYRIEVSEDGKNWREVASGRDRRPVQGQDHLDHRLLQLETGTGEQAELLRLEKELSAVNQQISKIPALPSVWIGNRNSADAQGPFHVFRGGSPQQPGEVAVPASLGVLGNRTPGQQPVNSAVVRQSQSQDQSSQGSSALSESQGFAYRLNADAPEAERRQALADWIVHPENPLTLRVLANRVWHYHFGTGIVNTPSDFGFMGGSPTHPELLDFLALELKKNNWRLKKLHRMIMMSRTWRQSSLSRAGPTRIDGDSRLLWRFPPRRLSAEEMRDTILFVAGKIECSHTPQGGRGTKENSQSVHAVDCNVPDGGPGFRLYRYLRDNVSTYVPLDKHGPDTYRRAVYHQNARASVVDLMTDFDQPDCTFSAPTRVTTTTPLQALTVLNHSFTLDMARALADRLHRDAGDDHRAQVRRAYELCYARQPTDDEIRACLELADEYGFPALCRVLLNTSELIYVQ, encoded by the coding sequence ATGAGGTCTACTCCTTGCGCAGCAGCCAAACGGTCGATGCCCTGGCCGGCAACAGGACTGAGGCGGACCTTTTGTGTGATCGTCGGTGCGTTATCTCTTCAGGCAGGCCTGCGGGCCGATGATCTCCCCCCGGACTTTCGAACTCAGATTGCTCCGATTTTTCAGAAACACTGCGTACGTTGTCATTCGCCTGGTAATACCAAAGGCGACATTTCACTGGCAACGATCGATGATCTTGTCGCGTACGAACATGTGATTTCCGGTGATCCGAACGCCAGTCATCTGATCGAACTGCTGAGCGGAGTCGACGGTGAACGTCCTGCCATGCCAAAGGGGGCCGATCCACTTTCCGGGGAACAGATTGCTGCTTTGCGACACTGGATCGAAACAGGAGCAGACTGGCCCGATGATGTCATTATCACGGATACGTCAAAAGCAGATGCAGACTGGTGGTCCTTGCAGCCACTGAACCCTTACATAGGCACTTCTAAAAAGAAGGTGTCTTCTGCAACGGTGTCGGATGATTCCGCCAGCCAAATGATTGACGATTTCGTGGCAGTGAAACTGGCGGAACACAATCTGTCACTGAGTCCTCCCGCCGACCGCCGGACGTTGATTCGTCGTGCAACTTATGACCTGACCGGACTGCCACCGACACCGGAAGAAGTCGCTGCATTTGTCAGCGACCCCGATCCATCGGCTTACGCGCGGCTCATCGATCGACTGCTGCAGTCTCCGCATTATGGTGAACGGTGGGGACGTCACTGGCTGGATGTTGTGCGTTTCGGAGAAAGTGTCGGCTACGAAACAAATATAATCATCAACAATCTGTGGCCGTTTCGCGATTACGTGATCCGGTCTCTCAACGAGGACAGGCCGTTCGACCGATTCATTCGTGAGCATATCGCGGGTGATGTTTTCGGCCAGAATGATCCTTCGGTTGCGATAGGATCTGCTTTTCTTGTGGCGGGTCCATACGACCGTGTTGGCAATCAGGATCCCGTACAGGCGGCTCAGATTCGTGCGAACACGCTTGATGAAATCATTCGTGCGACGGGTGAAGCTTTTTTGGGAATGACTCTCGGTTGTGCACGATGCCATGATCACAAGTTCGATCCGATAACTCAGCAGGACTATTACGGACTGTACGCTACGTTTTCCGGTGTCCGCCACGGATCTGCTGAACTGGCGACTTCGGAAGCGCGTGCCGTACGTGCGGCGGCACTCAATCCGCTCAACTCTGCCAGGTCAAAGCTGCAGCAGGAACTGTCAGATCTGAGATCAGCCATCCTGATACGAGCAAAAGAACATCTGGCCGACCATGCCACAGGCTGGATTCGTCCTCCGGTTGACCGCACCGGAACGGAGGATCGTTTTGAACCCGTGCAGGCTAAATTTGTGCGACTGGTTTGTGAATCTCAGGACCTTGCCCCGGGGAATACGACCGCTTTTCGTATCGACGAATTTGAAGTCTGGTCGAGTCCGGGGATGCAAAATCAAACACATGAGCCTCGAAACGTGGCACTGGCTGCCAGCGGTGGAAAGGCCACCGGCAGGGCTCGTCAAATTGAGGACTTTCCGAACGCCTACGGGGCGCACCACACGATTGACGGAAAGACAGGCGCTCGCTTCATATCAGCCGGCAGTGACCTGACCATCGAGCTGGCTCAGCCGACGCTGATTGATCGCGTGCAGTTTTCCAGTGCCAAAGGTGAACTGACTCCTGACCAGACACTGTTTGTTTTTGTCGCTGAGTACCGGATCGAGGTCTCAGAGGACGGAAAGAACTGGCGTGAAGTTGCCAGCGGAAGGGACCGTCGACCGGTTCAGGGACAGGACCATCTGGATCATCGACTGCTTCAACTGGAAACCGGCACTGGGGAGCAGGCCGAACTGTTGCGACTGGAGAAAGAACTCTCCGCGGTGAATCAGCAGATTTCAAAAATACCGGCATTGCCTTCAGTGTGGATCGGAAATCGTAACTCGGCGGACGCACAGGGACCGTTTCATGTATTTCGGGGGGGCAGCCCGCAGCAGCCAGGTGAGGTGGCTGTTCCTGCGAGCCTGGGCGTCCTGGGAAACAGGACACCTGGCCAGCAACCGGTGAACTCTGCCGTCGTTCGTCAGAGTCAATCTCAGGACCAGTCTTCTCAGGGCAGTTCTGCACTGAGTGAGTCACAAGGATTTGCCTACCGTCTGAATGCTGACGCCCCTGAAGCCGAACGCCGACAGGCACTGGCTGACTGGATTGTGCATCCAGAAAACCCGCTCACACTGCGAGTCCTGGCCAATCGAGTGTGGCATTACCACTTTGGCACGGGAATCGTGAATACTCCCAGTGACTTTGGATTTATGGGAGGAAGCCCCACTCATCCGGAGCTGCTGGATTTTCTGGCTCTTGAACTTAAGAAGAACAACTGGCGACTTAAAAAACTGCATCGTATGATCATGATGTCACGAACCTGGAGGCAGTCATCGCTGTCCCGTGCCGGTCCGACACGGATCGATGGTGACTCTCGACTGCTGTGGCGTTTTCCCCCTCGGCGACTTTCCGCCGAAGAAATGCGTGACACGATCCTTTTTGTTGCCGGAAAAATTGAGTGCAGTCACACGCCTCAGGGTGGTCGGGGAACTAAAGAAAATTCGCAATCGGTCCATGCTGTAGACTGCAATGTTCCCGACGGTGGTCCTGGGTTTCGGCTGTATCGGTATCTGAGGGACAATGTTTCCACGTACGTTCCGCTCGATAAGCATGGGCCGGACACGTATCGAAGAGCTGTTTACCATCAGAACGCACGCGCGTCAGTTGTCGACCTGATGACCGACTTCGACCAGCCTGACTGCACGTTTTCTGCTCCCACACGAGTCACGACCACAACACCGCTTCAGGCTTTGACGGTGCTTAACCACAGCTTCACGCTCGATATGGCTCGTGCTCTGGCGGATCGTCTGCATCGAGATGCCGGTGACGATCATCGAGCACAGGTTCGTCGTGCGTATGAACTTTGTTACGCAAGACAACCGACCGATGATGAAATCAGAGCATGTCTGGAACTGGCAGATGAATATGGATTCCCCGCATTGTGTCGCGTGTTGCTGAATACCAGTGAATTGATCTATGTGCAGTAA
- a CDS encoding DUF1080 domain-containing protein, with the protein MKQILTFTFVVLALLSSAAVAEDSNRIILDPDRVTPDYHIQGEYSGELDGVKHGMQVIAQGDNQFKSVLYPGGLPGDGYIGSGRVFAEGAAEGGVTKFSSDAGYVLIHDGAAKIFVNDSPQGELKRVERMSRSLGQQPLEGAIVLFDGSSAGNFVNGTIMLEDLLLAECESKQKFGDHRLHLEFRIPYQPYDRGQSRGNSGVYMQGRYELQVLDSFGLEGENNECGGVYSIAKPKVNACFPPLTWQTYDIDFNAARWDNGVKVENARVTIRHNGILIHDDLELKTGTPGKYPEEEGPGSLYLQGHGNQVMYRNIWVVEK; encoded by the coding sequence ATGAAACAAATCCTCACATTCACGTTTGTTGTGCTCGCACTGTTGTCATCTGCGGCGGTTGCCGAAGACAGTAATCGTATCATTCTTGACCCGGACAGGGTCACTCCGGACTATCACATTCAGGGGGAGTATTCCGGTGAACTGGACGGCGTGAAGCACGGGATGCAGGTGATCGCCCAGGGCGATAATCAGTTCAAATCCGTTCTTTATCCTGGTGGTCTGCCAGGAGACGGATACATAGGGTCCGGTCGTGTGTTTGCCGAAGGTGCAGCAGAAGGCGGTGTGACGAAGTTTTCGTCTGATGCCGGATACGTTCTGATTCATGACGGTGCTGCAAAAATTTTCGTGAACGACAGTCCGCAGGGTGAACTGAAACGGGTTGAGCGTATGAGTCGGTCACTTGGACAGCAGCCGCTGGAGGGCGCCATCGTGTTGTTCGATGGATCCTCTGCCGGAAATTTCGTCAATGGCACGATCATGCTGGAGGATCTGTTGCTGGCTGAGTGCGAATCAAAACAAAAGTTTGGCGATCACCGCCTGCACCTGGAATTCCGCATTCCGTACCAGCCGTACGATCGTGGTCAGTCGCGGGGCAATAGTGGTGTTTATATGCAGGGACGCTACGAACTGCAGGTGCTGGATTCTTTTGGGTTGGAAGGCGAGAACAACGAATGTGGTGGTGTTTATTCGATCGCAAAACCCAAGGTGAATGCCTGCTTTCCTCCACTTACCTGGCAGACTTACGATATCGACTTTAATGCTGCCCGCTGGGATAACGGTGTGAAGGTCGAAAACGCGCGAGTCACAATTCGTCACAATGGAATTCTGATTCATGATGACCTTGAGCTGAAGACAGGGACACCTGGTAAATATCCGGAAGAGGAGGGCCCCGGCAGTCTCTACCTTCAGGGACACGGCAATCAGGTCATGTATCGCAACATATGGGTGGTTGAGAAGTAA
- a CDS encoding STAS domain-containing protein gives MAGKATVFDYETIGDILIVTPKRDVTSFRDHELRDAYNEAYRQLMSGSLRNIIFDLSHLDHFGSTFVGMMLRLAKRSGDNGGSTVLCHMSDNVRHILKQLMLLENPKTGFLWRQMPTRANAVEWIESTQESDEEPNV, from the coding sequence ATGGCAGGCAAAGCTACAGTTTTTGACTACGAAACGATCGGAGACATTCTCATTGTCACTCCGAAACGCGACGTCACGTCTTTTCGTGACCACGAACTTCGCGATGCCTATAATGAAGCGTACCGGCAACTCATGAGCGGCTCGCTGCGAAACATCATCTTTGATCTGTCTCATCTGGATCACTTCGGATCCACCTTCGTTGGAATGATGTTGCGACTTGCAAAAAGATCGGGTGACAACGGAGGTTCCACTGTGCTGTGCCACATGAGTGACAACGTTCGCCATATCCTCAAACAACTCATGCTGCTTGAAAATCCAAAAACGGGTTTTTTGTGGAGACAAATGCCGACACGTGCAAACGCGGTTGAATGGATTGAATCGACGCAGGAATCCGACGAGGAACCTAATGTCTGA
- a CDS encoding DUF1501 domain-containing protein yields MNHYSLTDHTRRCLLGNVSTGLGGVGLIQLLARDARGDQTTDQSQPRRTQHAAKAKRVLQIFCPGAASPMDLWEYKPSLEKYHGQPLPGEEEFFSFQGKNGNLMQSPWPFLRSGECGKHITSMLPHMSRHVDDIAFLHAMHSETNTHGPGCVFMNTGHPTEGFPSAGAWLSYGLGSENENLPTYVAISDIRGEPPNGKANWSNGFLPARHQATMMSDQKPIRNLARPQGVSEAEEATSRRLLARLNQDFAAANPAESDLQARVSAYELAARMQVSTPEVSDLTRESELVHSTYGTADENPLKAAYARNCLLARRLLERGVRCVNLYCSSRASGVDGLLNWDAHKTLRADYERHCPIFDQPTAALLTDLKESGLLDDTLVLWATEFGRMPTHQAGTTGRDHNPDGFTCWMMGAGVRGGMSYGATDEFGRRAQVNPTTVWDYYATVLHLCGFDHEQLTWYYNGLDRRLTDVHGNVINEILS; encoded by the coding sequence ATGAACCACTACAGCCTCACTGATCACACACGGCGTTGTTTACTGGGCAACGTTTCCACCGGACTGGGCGGAGTTGGTCTGATCCAGTTGCTGGCTCGCGACGCGAGAGGCGACCAAACGACGGATCAGTCGCAGCCACGCAGAACGCAGCACGCAGCCAAAGCGAAACGGGTCCTGCAAATTTTCTGCCCCGGTGCGGCGTCGCCTATGGATTTGTGGGAGTACAAACCGTCGCTGGAAAAATATCACGGTCAGCCACTGCCGGGCGAAGAGGAATTTTTCTCTTTTCAGGGTAAAAACGGCAACCTGATGCAAAGTCCGTGGCCGTTCTTACGGTCAGGTGAATGCGGCAAGCACATCACATCCATGCTGCCACATATGTCACGGCATGTGGATGACATTGCTTTTCTGCATGCCATGCACAGTGAGACCAATACACACGGGCCGGGATGTGTTTTCATGAATACCGGTCATCCGACTGAAGGTTTTCCCAGTGCCGGTGCCTGGCTCAGTTATGGACTGGGCAGCGAAAACGAAAATCTGCCGACATACGTGGCGATTTCCGATATTCGGGGTGAACCACCAAACGGTAAGGCGAACTGGTCAAACGGTTTTCTTCCGGCCCGGCACCAGGCGACGATGATGAGTGACCAAAAACCGATTCGGAACCTGGCCCGCCCGCAAGGAGTGTCGGAAGCTGAGGAAGCCACGTCACGCCGTCTGCTTGCTCGTTTGAACCAGGACTTCGCTGCAGCTAATCCGGCGGAGAGTGATCTGCAGGCTCGTGTTTCGGCCTACGAACTGGCGGCAAGAATGCAAGTTTCCACTCCGGAAGTCTCGGACCTGACCCGTGAATCCGAATTGGTTCACAGTACGTACGGCACCGCGGATGAAAATCCACTCAAAGCCGCTTATGCCCGGAACTGTCTGCTGGCCCGAAGGCTCCTGGAACGTGGGGTTCGGTGCGTGAATCTTTATTGCTCCTCCCGGGCTTCCGGTGTTGACGGGCTGCTGAACTGGGATGCTCACAAGACACTCAGGGCCGACTACGAACGGCACTGTCCAATATTTGATCAGCCCACTGCGGCCCTACTGACCGATTTGAAGGAATCCGGCCTGCTGGACGATACGCTGGTTCTGTGGGCAACCGAATTTGGACGGATGCCGACGCACCAGGCCGGCACGACTGGACGCGATCACAATCCCGACGGGTTCACCTGCTGGATGATGGGAGCAGGCGTCAGGGGAGGGATGAGTTACGGGGCAACGGATGAGTTCGGACGCCGCGCACAGGTCAATCCGACAACGGTATGGGATTATTACGCGACGGTACTGCACCTGTGCGGCTTCGACCATGAACAACTCACCTGGTATTACAACGGACTCGATCGGCGTCTTACCGATGTTCACGGCAATGTGATTAACGAGATTTTGTCGTAA
- the nagB gene encoding glucosamine-6-phosphate deaminase, producing MNAISGERISSEIFSRASLISVHVAEVIRELILERAAEDRTCVLGLATGSTPTGVYAELVRMHREEGLSFANVITFNLDEYYPMQPEELQSYVRFMNEHLFDHIDIPDANVHIPDGATPVADISRYCRDYERKIVEAGGIDLQLLGIGRTGHIGFNEPGSDHHSRTRLITLDSVTRTDAASDFFGAENVPRRAITMGVGTILSARRIFILAFGENKAEIVHRTIEGDPSPTVPATYLQRHTDAEFLLDQAAADGLTRVQYPWRVGAVDWDELTIRRAVIWLSRRMGKAILKLTDSDYNEEGLQDLLAIYGSAYEINLNVFRHLQGTLIGWPGGKPDHAKLPGDRPGNRDHIFPKRILCFSPHPDDDVISMGGTLSRLVDQGHEVHVAYQTSGNIAVFDEDAIRFAEFAAELCSEFHISTTEVTDLESQVELFLRQKKPSQVDIPEIQNLKTIIRRGEARSAARMCGLSNDSLHFLDLPFYETGRVRKKPLTEADVNIITELLRRIRPHQIYAAGDLSDPHGTHRTCLKAIILACDKCRDDDWYSTSDVWLYRGAWQEWAIHQIEMAVPLSPREVERKRQAIFKHESQKDRALFPGFDKREFWQRAESRNARTAEDYDALGLAEYEAIEGFVRWDGEWGLDN from the coding sequence ATGAATGCGATTTCCGGTGAACGGATTTCCTCTGAAATTTTTTCCAGAGCGTCGCTGATTTCGGTGCATGTTGCAGAAGTGATCAGGGAGCTGATCCTTGAGCGTGCTGCTGAGGACCGTACGTGTGTTCTCGGACTTGCCACCGGTTCCACTCCCACGGGGGTGTACGCTGAACTTGTCCGCATGCATCGCGAAGAGGGACTGTCCTTTGCGAATGTGATCACGTTCAACCTGGATGAATATTATCCTATGCAGCCTGAGGAGCTGCAGAGCTACGTTCGCTTCATGAACGAACATTTGTTCGACCACATTGATATTCCGGATGCGAATGTCCACATACCGGATGGCGCGACACCTGTTGCGGACATCTCCCGATATTGCCGCGACTACGAGCGGAAAATTGTTGAGGCTGGCGGGATCGACCTGCAGCTTCTGGGAATTGGGCGAACCGGTCACATCGGATTCAACGAGCCGGGATCGGACCACCATTCACGGACACGTCTGATCACGCTGGACAGTGTGACACGTACAGACGCCGCCAGCGATTTCTTTGGTGCGGAAAATGTGCCCCGAAGAGCCATTACAATGGGCGTGGGAACCATTCTGTCTGCACGCAGAATCTTCATTCTGGCATTTGGAGAAAATAAAGCTGAAATCGTACATCGAACGATTGAAGGCGATCCCAGTCCGACGGTTCCTGCCACTTATCTGCAGAGGCACACTGATGCAGAGTTCCTGCTTGATCAGGCGGCGGCCGATGGTCTGACCCGGGTTCAGTATCCCTGGCGTGTTGGCGCTGTTGACTGGGATGAGCTAACGATTCGCCGCGCCGTGATCTGGCTGTCCCGACGAATGGGCAAAGCCATTCTCAAGCTCACCGATTCTGACTACAACGAAGAAGGTCTGCAGGATCTGCTGGCTATTTACGGGTCAGCATATGAAATCAATCTGAATGTCTTCCGACATCTCCAGGGAACTCTCATTGGGTGGCCCGGCGGGAAACCGGATCATGCCAAACTTCCCGGCGATCGGCCGGGCAATCGTGATCACATCTTTCCCAAACGAATCCTTTGCTTTTCACCTCACCCGGACGACGACGTTATTTCGATGGGAGGGACGCTTAGTCGTCTGGTGGATCAGGGCCACGAAGTTCACGTCGCCTACCAGACTTCGGGTAATATCGCTGTCTTCGACGAGGACGCTATTCGATTTGCTGAATTTGCTGCCGAATTGTGTTCGGAATTCCACATTAGTACCACCGAGGTGACTGACCTGGAATCACAAGTCGAGTTGTTTCTTCGCCAAAAAAAACCCAGCCAGGTGGATATTCCCGAGATTCAAAATCTCAAGACGATCATTCGCCGCGGCGAAGCCCGCTCAGCTGCGCGGATGTGCGGCCTGTCAAATGACAGCCTGCATTTTCTGGATTTGCCGTTTTACGAAACCGGTCGGGTACGCAAAAAGCCGCTGACGGAGGCTGACGTTAATATCATCACGGAACTTCTTCGCAGAATTCGACCGCACCAGATCTATGCTGCCGGTGACCTGTCGGATCCTCACGGTACTCACCGCACCTGTCTGAAAGCCATTATTCTGGCCTGTGATAAATGTCGTGACGACGACTGGTATTCAACGAGTGACGTATGGTTGTATCGCGGGGCATGGCAGGAATGGGCAATACATCAGATAGAAATGGCCGTCCCTCTGAGTCCCAGGGAAGTCGAGCGCAAACGTCAGGCTATTTTTAAGCACGAGTCTCAAAAAGACCGTGCGTTGTTTCCCGGATTTGACAAGCGGGAATTCTGGCAGCGGGCTGAATCCCGTAATGCCCGGACAGCTGAAGATTACGACGCCCTGGGACTGGCGGAGTACGAAGCGATTGAGGGCTTCGTGCGCTGGGACGGGGAGTGGGGGCTGGACAACTGA
- a CDS encoding FAD:protein FMN transferase, with product MRFLRLTALYSQMIVFVIILTGRSSLYADRLRVDGETMGTGFFVTIDTPQDGETRSGVLAEITAKLSEINLQMSTWDSESEISEFNRFQSIDWFPVSSEFASVVYEAKRIHELTGGAFDPTVSPLIDLWGFGTPDRSGVPDQAEIDDALRTVGMQHIEVRLQPAALRKLRTDVQLNLSAIAKGYAVDAIAEMLSRSGRPSFIVDIGGETRAGTVKASGEAWRIGVESPGSGFSRNVSPTRIVPVTMTSIATSGDYRNFFDVNGTRYSHTINPMTGCPVVDPPASVSVIHDSCMTADALATAMMVLGVQRGIALANKEGYSVLFQTVGSHGSVIQQGTGILATTNTDSVLSADEENASDLWVVFVAAGVLFCVAVGGMGIGVLISNRQIRGSCGGLSSIPGNDGVSNCELCSIPRDQCANEQLRQQQQAFGQSEPPAV from the coding sequence ATGCGTTTTCTGAGACTCACTGCGCTTTATTCTCAAATGATCGTTTTCGTCATTATTCTGACGGGACGAAGTTCGTTGTATGCAGACCGGCTTCGTGTAGACGGCGAAACAATGGGGACAGGATTTTTCGTCACCATCGATACGCCGCAGGACGGCGAGACCAGGTCAGGTGTACTGGCAGAAATCACGGCGAAGCTCAGCGAGATCAACCTGCAAATGTCGACATGGGATTCGGAGTCCGAAATTTCCGAATTTAACCGTTTCCAATCAATCGACTGGTTTCCGGTTTCATCTGAATTTGCTTCGGTCGTTTACGAAGCAAAGCGGATTCACGAACTGACCGGAGGGGCATTTGACCCGACGGTGTCACCGTTGATTGACTTGTGGGGATTCGGCACACCGGACCGTTCCGGTGTGCCCGACCAGGCTGAGATCGATGACGCGCTGCGGACCGTTGGCATGCAGCATATAGAAGTACGTTTGCAGCCTGCTGCTTTGCGAAAACTCAGGACCGATGTCCAGCTGAACCTTTCAGCCATTGCCAAGGGATACGCGGTTGACGCGATCGCCGAAATGCTGTCGCGATCCGGCCGACCCTCTTTCATTGTAGACATTGGAGGGGAAACCCGGGCAGGAACGGTTAAGGCGTCGGGAGAAGCGTGGCGGATTGGTGTGGAATCTCCCGGCTCGGGATTCAGCAGAAACGTAAGTCCGACGCGAATCGTTCCGGTGACGATGACCTCTATTGCAACCTCCGGCGATTATCGAAATTTCTTCGATGTGAACGGCACCAGATATTCGCATACGATTAATCCGATGACCGGTTGTCCTGTGGTGGATCCTCCGGCGTCGGTGTCTGTGATTCACGATTCCTGTATGACGGCTGACGCACTGGCAACCGCCATGATGGTGCTTGGAGTTCAGCGAGGGATTGCGCTGGCCAACAAAGAGGGCTATTCCGTATTGTTCCAGACAGTCGGATCCCACGGCAGCGTCATTCAGCAGGGAACCGGCATCTTAGCCACGACTAACACAGATTCAGTCCTTTCGGCAGACGAAGAGAATGCATCGGATTTGTGGGTAGTATTTGTGGCCGCCGGTGTACTGTTTTGCGTTGCGGTGGGTGGGATGGGGATTGGTGTGTTGATCAGCAATCGACAGATACGTGGCAGCTGTGGAGGTCTGTCATCAATTCCTGGCAACGATGGCGTGTCAAACTGCGAATTATGTTCCATTCCACGTGATCAGTGCGCCAACGAACAGCTTCGTCAGCAGCAACAGGCGTTCGGGCAAAGTGAGCCGCCGGCTGTCTGA